The sequence GCCTACCGGAAGCAAACTTACATTTTTCTGTCGTCATGAATGGTGGGAATGGTGGGGGTGGTGTAATAAACGGTGGTATTGACGTCATTTCCAGAACATCCGGTTTCTCTGTGTTGTCATCGGCACTGCCGCCGTCCCCGCCCTCTGTAGTTTCCTGTAAGAAAATTGACATTATCTGAATGGCTGAGGATAATGGGATTAGATCTACAGTGTAGGAGCATGATACATGACGTATGAATAGTACAACCAAAGGTTTGTGGCAAATACACTTTACTTCAGAGCAAGGGTTAAGTTTGAAGCAATGTTTGTCAAGAGTCGTGACTGGTTAGAGTGTTTCTCATAATGATTTCATTTATCAACACATACACGAAATACAAGCCAGACAAAAAGGAAATGTCCAAAATCATATTTCAGTCAGTTAGCAGGAAGCCAGATTTGATCCGATACTGATATTCTAGGGTGGATCACTCTACTAACAGATCCGACAGCACCCTAACGGACATCGGTGGTGCCTTTAAAACCGTGTTATAAAATTTAAAGGAGAGACATCCCACAATAATTACTTTTCCATCTATAGTGAGGTCACCATCCGTTGGTGGCGGACTTGTTTTGGTGACGGGTATCACTGTCATTGTTGTCTTGTCTTCGCCATTGCCAGAACCGAACATATCTTCGTCGTCAGTGTCGATGAGGCCACCGCTTCCCTCGCCCTGAAAGATTTAAAGGGAACACTCCATGAAAAGACAAGAGTTAGTTACCACTTGACCACAAAAGATGTCAGCACTGGAGACCCTATATATTTTTAACTGTACCACATTTCCTCCTGATAGTTGCCTCTCTGTAAAGTGATGCGCGCGCTGATCCCAGTGTgctattttcacaatattttgcatcaaatatTTCTGGTTTCCAGATGTAATTAGCAATTTCTACAATGTGTATGCAAAGTCGTAATGAGGACTCCTTTATGAGTGTTTGTGGTTTTAACGTTGTTTTCCGTGAACACTTTTGCATTTTAGCAATTTGTACTATAACATCTGTTACATCTATAACATCTGTTACATCTATAACATCTGTTACATCTATAACATCTGTTACATCTATAACATCTGTTACATCTATAACATCTGTTACATCTATAACATCTGTTACATCTATAACATCTGTTACATCTATAACATCTGTTACATCTATAACATCTAAAAGCAAACTGCCAAATATGGGACAGGCCACTCTTGCTCAAGGCTTGATGTCGATAACGCCATGCAGTGGCTGGAAGTTCAACGTTCCGAAAACGCCATATTTCAACACTGAGAGGCGCTGCATTCTTTAGCCTTCAACAATAGTGGCGTTACCCATATAGCATTATCCTGACATGTAAAGCATACCAAACAAGAAACTATGCCTTTGACTGGAAAATCAAGAAAGAACTGAAAGAAATGAAATCACGCTATTTCGAAGCAAAAGAATGTGCAACCTGTTCCAACGTTACTATAACTCATTATATTTTCCACAACTTGTTAATATTTGTGAGAAAAAGTAAAATCAAATTATGACTTTTATGTGAATTATTCAAGCACGCACTATCACCGATGTTTAGTTATAATGAATACAGCAAACTAAAGGCAATGAATGTTAAAGGGACTGTAATCCTATGCTGTGTATCTTCAACCAGTTTCGCAAGACTGAATCGTCAAGTGTCAATGTTGTGTAATGTGGGCTTTTTGAACCGCAATCTTGTAACTAGTGTGTTATCATTTATGTGTGTGTAGCCTATTTCACAAAGAAATTAAGGACTCAATTACAAAAGACCGGTATTTCCATCTGACATGCGATGACTCAAGCTAAAGGCGATCGAAATACCAGTCCGATGATGTCATGACACAATGTCCTACACAACGCGACATTACGTCACTGCCACAAACTATGCTGTTAAAAGCCGTCGTCAACCAAATAACATCCAGGAACGCCCCACCCCTATAAATTACAGACCCTTTCAAGCACTTTAATAAATGAACCCATAACCACAAACATGATCAAGAAACTGAACGTCTATTTCACCTGGTTCGGTCGCAAGCCCGAGGCGGAGTCGATTGCCTCAAAACCTGAGCCGGAGACCTCAAAATCTGCTGCTCGCGCTGCCCTCTGGGGAGGGCCAAGGGAAAGAAATAAGATTAGTTGTGGGTACATATAGATGTAATGATTATTTTGCATCACCTAGAAAACGTTGCCAGCATTTGCCTTTTTTATGGTAGGAGATGGTAAGTAACCTGGTTCTCAAGAAAATAAAGATGATGTAATGTGATGAGGTATTAACGTCACAAAATTCTGATATTGCTGTTGGTGTATCATAACAGTTATGCTTGGCGACTTTGATGTAGACATCATGTTTGCATCGCTGTTGGTTACGTTGGTAGACAAAAAGTCCAAACGCTGGCAGCGACGCCTGGGGAAACTTATCAAAATGTAGGCTCCTCAATAAAACTTGGAAACGTATGAAAACAGCAAAACCTTTCCTCTGGGGGTGACTCTACCTGTGATCTAAATCACAGACATACATACAGAGATGTACTGACATCTCTATTTCAGTTTTGTCTAAACTCGCTCTCAAATGTACATATTTCATCAGCACATCTTATCAAAATGTTATAACAATATCAACACATGGTAGCTCACCAATGTTAAATCAAACAGAAATGTAACTAAGAGAATAGGGTTGTGTAATGGTTACTTTTTGGTTGAAACAGTCTACAATTGCTAATCTATTTTTGGTCTGGTGTCTAATGTAGGATATGTAGAGGTCTCTCAGCTATGATCCTAGTACTTTAGCCCTATCAGTTATTTCAATTCATGTGATATAAGGGAAGTAGGAGAAAGGGGCATGATTAGACTGGTTTTGAGCCAACTTCTGAGTTTGAGATGAAAGTCGAAATTTGTTCCAATACGGGACCGGACTTAATTGCCACTTTCGTCCAAGGCAAGCCAGGCAGTGCCAAAAATCAAGCTTTCGGGATCAATAAACAAATCAAGTGTTGCATGATGTCACACAGGATGTCAAAGACATAATGTTATCTTGATTGTGATGTATCTGACATCAACGGTGAGATCACGAAACACTGGTCCcgaaaacacaatttttcagCACTTCATTTTGCTCTCCTCTAGCCCGGGACATCAGTAGTAAGTCCTGTATATCGCATTAAAGCTACATTGCTACTCCTCTAGCCCATAACACCAGTAGTAAGTCCTGTGTATCGCATTAAAGCTACATCGCTACATTAAAGAGCTAGCGTCTCTGAAGCATTGTAAAACAGCGTGTTACTAGTGTAAATTGTCAAATTGCTGACTAAAACTGTTCAACCATTCGGTGTATGATTTCGTCGAGTTTTCAAATTGTAGTCCAGTATTTAAAGAGTCAAACACCGCATTAAAACTTACCAAATCTCTCCGTAAACGTTCGTAACGTTGATAATCCACCTGTATGTTTAATAGATGTATGGTCAGCAGTTAAAAACATAGTCATATTTAACCTCAGCTGAGCCCACGAGACCTCTGCTTTTACCAGAGATGAAGGCGTAGCACTTCAAATTCCTCATCAAATCTAGACATCAAGTTGACCCCACTACCTTAGCACAGCCAAAATTGCCGACATCAAACTTGGATGGCCACTTTGGAAGACGATTCGGGTCAACTCTTTTAGCTAAAATAAAACCAAAACTCGCAAGGTCTTTCTGAAAAACCAGCAGGAGCGTCACCATATGGTGAAACTCTTTGATGCCGATTCTCAAGTTACTTTTACCCCCCTTCCATGAATACAGGCATAAAGGTGAATTATAATTTAATTTTGAAGGGGTGAGAAAGGGGATACAAAAGGGCTTCAACGATTGAGTTATATATACAAAGGGCATAAAAAAGTCCATCTTTCCACTTATAATAGCATTGGGATCCAGACTTACATTATGCCTGTTGGGTCTGTGTCCATTCAGCCTCTCCTGCCTGACGTCACAATGCTTAGCTGCTGTGTCAGGGTCGGAATACAAGCTCAACTCTTGCAGAGAACCCTGAAATTAGAGGATGTCCAAGTCAGAAAGGGAATTCATGCCAAGTCACTCGACCTGCAAtgttgaaagtaggtcaaatcaaaaccttaGGAATTGAGTTTCGTGTGCTAataagatgtacccatgatatgaATTTGGCGCCAATCAAGAATAACACTAAATAATAGCAACACTTTATTAAGTGGTGATGGAAACAGGACAATTTAGTTCactgaggttatctgacctaggggtACAAGTGTACAAAGTTTTTGGTCAAGCTAATGACAGCTGTTGAACCTTACATCAAAAGTAAATGTTGTTGAAGAAGTcaacagatgatgatgattgaaatTGCACTCTTGTGAGAAAAAGATCAAGGATGTCTTACCAAGAATTTTCCATTAAACTCTCCACCTCCCTGGCCGATATACAACGTTGATCCCGCGTCGAATGGTAGAGGTACTGGTGTCCTGACCCTGTTATAACTGTCATACTCCACACAATTGAAATACAAATCCGTCATATTTCCACGAACACTCAGTGCGAACCTTGTCCATTTATCGACCATATTTGGTACGGTGAATTTCACAATAGGTTTAGCACTTGTCCGTGTCCTGTAGTCGGAATAATGGAGAAAGATGTTTTGCAAACCGGACTCGGAGTCCGAAATACTGAGACCTAGTTGCATCACAAGTTCAAAAGGATCCACGACGGAGAAGAGATACCCACCGCGTTGCTCGGCCGGTTTTACGGTGACTAGAATTGAAAAGTCCGGAAATAACATATAGTCCGGAGAAATTATGCTAACGTCACCCGTTATTTTGGCACGTTCCGTAAGCCGGAACGTCGGCAGGCCGTCGATGCCGGTGTCATAACGTATCGTGTCATCTGACGGGTCGAGCACTCCTATTGGCTGGAGAAGATCGATGAAAGTGCCTGGAATGATATTATATAAAACGGTACAgacaaaatgagatttttttctaaGACTTTCCAAATCTTTTATAGGTACCCTAAAAACAACATCTGACAACATCGTtagttcttcttcatcttcttcagcgtCCGTTCTGCACTTCGAGGTGATTTCCTCcaagtattcctcctccaaggctgcATGATGAGCGTTTTTGTGTAccactacagttaggcgccaattgggtttattggccaagtgaTTCCGGCCTTGGcaagaggttgagtccacgcaagctactcatgttcctCACTTAGTGAGGTCTTTAACGTGCCCTGGCATAGAtatcagatacaaggaacctcagttttaagtctcatttgaaggactgcGAAGAGGCAGGGATTTTTTCCTTGAAAGCCAGGCCGgtacatccagaaatacaatcctgggttctccctgggatagAACCCGGGCtcttttgcgtggtagccagcagtattagccactaggctatgaggctcctcaaccTTGTCAGTAACTTCattgaaattttctttttctctgtCACAAATTTGTGATTATCTGTAATGTGATAACAAAAGGCATGCaaatatttcctggtttacgGTAATCGTCAGACCTAACAAAGTCTGCAACAAAAGGCTAGAATATCTTTCAGGTAAGTGGTGGTGATAGAACACAAATGTCTCAGAGAAAAGCAGAGAAAAGCAATCGGATATCTTGATGGGGAACCAAAGAAAGAAGACCAAAAGGTGTTACTCAGATGGTCTTATCTCTGAACAAGATGTTAGCGAAATCAGCAGACGCTACATAAGTCGTGATATCAGAGAGAGGTTGAAAGCTGAGAGAACGAGAGTTGCTCTATGCCGGAGCTAATTTTGAAAGGATGGTACTACATGTCTGCTGAAACTGGATAAATCTGCCCCTGAACTTGCAGCATACTGCTGGGATTAAATGCGCCAgaagtttgtatcaaatgaaCACTTTAACACGGTGAGCAAAGGAAAACCATTCTTGTGTTAACAGTTCTGTTGAAGAATGCACTTTCCCTTAACGGCAAGTGATAAGGTATGGTAGAACctccctttagcggacacctctctatggaCACAGATACTTGTCCAGAGTAGGCCCTTCCATTCAATCTGTCCTCTGTGATCAGGACGTCTCTGTTTCAAGGACAGCCACTTGCAGCCAGGAGTTTGCAGTGCCCAACTCTGCTTCCAAAACTCCTAGAACCTACCCAGTTTCCGTTCACGCTAAACGTAACCATTCATACAAAGTAGAGTTTTGTTTGGTTAGGAATCAAGCCCTGAAATGTACAAACCAACTTTGGAATAACGACTACCATTTTCTCAACAAACAACAACTGAGCTGGCGTAAATAGCGACATTCTTTATATTTCTTATAGCCAATTAAAAAACAATACGACTGAATATTCACAGGGTGAATGTCTTATCATCATATCGTTTTCCTATCTGAGAAAAAAGGGGTTGAATGAGTTATTATTGGGTACTTGAGGTAGGTGAGCATGGTACCTGTAGGCCTACTCCCACCTTCAAATGATAGTACACATATATACTGTATAGAGAGCTGGGTAATGTTCATGACCGATTTATCTACAATTTGAAAGGCAAACCCCAACACTAAACTCGCGTAATTTCAATTCTAATGCAATAACCATTTCTCGAGTTTTTGGGTATGGAATTCAGTCTACTGAGAAGTGAAAAGTGAGCAAATTTGACCTTTTGCTTCATGAAATTACTGGGCACACAATGCCTAACCCAACCAAACCTCACCTCACATGCTTGGCACAGTgattcaaatttcagacaattCATTTTTTGAGTCCCTTCCAATAGAAAGGTCTTACACCCAAATAATTCTCATAAACCACtctccgccccccccccccccccgaatacCCAGACAAGAAAGCTGTTATGATCATCGAACTCTCGCCATCCCTGAATGATTCCAGGAAGTAATTTTTGCGGGCTCAGACGAAATTCATTGAACACAGACCTCTCTGCACTCAATACCTCTGAAAGATCTTTGATGTCCACCTCAAATCAAACCAACACAGGAATCGGGATTTAGCGATTGGCGGAGCTAATTTTTTATAAATCAAACGCAGCCGTCTATAATTGCTTTCAGCATAAAGCGATAAAGTTTTCTCTGATCAATTCATTCCCTTGCGTGTTCTTTAGGCTAACAGCTGAGCCCATGCTGTAGATGTCAGCTGAGGCTACTGTTAAGAAAGCAACTTTAGGCCAGGTTTACATACAACTTATACTGTCGCTTATAATGGTTCATGAATCACTTCTCACAAGCATGTTGTTTAATTGACTTGGGCTTGAAAACAGGACATTCATGATGAGGATGAAAAGTGATATTGTAACTCCTGTCGCCCGCTTATAGAAAAGACTTGTAACTTCTTACAGCACATTGCAACTGACAACATTAACTCTATGCAAACCCAGTCTGATCTGTACAATCCCCAATTACACGTACCAAGAAGCCGACAAGAAGATCCAGTTTCAGTGGTGTTAGATTCAGGACTAAATGTAATCCTGCCTTTGATAAGTAATAAGAGCTGGCCCCTAAAGAACTTTACATGATGTATTTCCAATTCGATACGATTCAGCCCGACACATTTATCAAAGCCACATTGCATGTACTTTAAGTGAAAACTGGACTAATCCATCACAAGCCGTGAGACGGAATTTCAGCCCAATCGCATTGCAACGAAATAATGAAAACGTTTAGCAAGCAACTGCCAAGGTATTACCAATAATAGTCTCAGACATGGAAAAAATGTCAGTTATCTTTTTCTAGTAATAGTTGGAGAAACAACCCCACTGGAGAATGTTACTACAACTCCCACCATGTGATGCCTGTACTCCATGTCAGTATAAGCAGGTCAGAAATACCTGTTCTTGTGTACATTTAGGATGGAAAAACCAACCTGTTTCATTCCAACTCAGCTTGGTCCAGATTGCCAGCGTGCTTCATACGCATTGATATTTTCCAAAAGATTTTGGTGAAACAGAATTCTTAACTTGGTTTATACAAGGTGGCCAGCTTCACCAACCAAGAAAGTAACTCCAAAATCTGTTAATTGTAAGCCTTGACCAAATGTGCCAAAGATTTTGCCAAACTTTGCAGTTTGTGCCCATTCTGGCTCCAACACAGATCAGGTGAGCGGGGATTTGAAACCTCAACAGACCATCTTTAGCAGCAATGCATCATTAGTGGAACAAACACCACGCAAATAAACCAACCATCATCACTCTTCTCTCCTGTAACTGTAGCACCTTCAGCACAATTTGCAAAATACGCTTTGTGTACATAGGAATGCCAAATTTGGAAAGGTCACTTGAAGGTGATGATAAGCCAGTTGTCACTGAACAAACTGAAAGCACACTGGCTGCGGAGGACATTATAAGCTCCCGATGTGATGATACAGCTAACCCTGAACAATCCCCTGAAGGTCGCAGTGAAGGTCGAAAGGTCGCAGTGCAGGTGTAGGCAACAGAACTTCTTTGCATTGATTTTTCTCGCCCTTGGTGTAGCCACAGGCCCAGGATTTCGCTGGGATGTTCGCTTGTTTTAGCCTGGATGTTAGATGGGAGCAGCAAACATCCTGTGGTTTTGTCAAAGAAATGGCCAGGACCGCTGTGGTCACCTGGGGCAGATTCTAGCTAGGGTGGTAGTGATTTGTGCCAATCAATCATGACCTATAACTTGATAATGTTGCAAGACGACCACTGATCATAATGGCACAACCAGGTGTAGATGCATTGTCCAAACCACACCAAGTGACACTGATGCAGACACCAAAAAAGAGAAATTACTGAGAATATTTTGTACCTTTAGATAAATGAATGAGAAATGATGCCAAACGTTTTTTTCTGGAAGAAAAATACTGAAGAATACCACAACTGCCGGCGTTATTCACTGGCGTTTTTCCAGATGAAGAAACACAACAAGTTGGTAACATGTTCCAGCGGTAACAATGTTAGTCTCAATATCATCCAATCATTTACTGGCCATAAATTCTCAAGCAGGATTTCTGGGTTACAGCCAGTGGAGATGTTTACATGTAGAGTACATTAATGTTAGAGTCTGGCTTCTGGAGCAGACACATGTATTGTCATGGTGCTAACATCCCCACCAACCCATCACATCTACATATAGTATGAAATGAGCCAGATACTGCAAAAAGATAATCTGAGTGCTAGTATGCTAAACTTGGAGTTTACCAGCAGTTACCCGGCATTTGGAGGAGTTGTTCTCTAGAGAGCAGGCAGAACCAAGGGAGAGGCACACCACAtacacccccctccccccccaatTCATGACAATCTTTGAATTATGGAACACACCAGGACTTTTTATGAGAATGCAGAGCATGCCCCCTCTCTTTCTGGCACCTGGATTCGCCCCTGGAGAGTTGGTCCCTATTCCTAGGCGGGATGAGTTTTACATAGCACCAACATCGAGGTGGTCTACTGGGGACTTCCACTACTGCTTCCGCCAGAAGCCAAAGGATGACTCTCATTTCCTAACCAGACAAACCTGAGTTCAGTACTTTAGTGCAGTAGACAGCCGCTGAGAAAAATAACACTGAGCAATGCAATGAAATGTATCGAAAATGCAGCGTTTTTTAAAGATTTCCATTTATTAGCAACTCCAAGTGTATACAGTCTCGCTCTTGACACAGAGTCGTTAACCTGAAGCATGTTTTTAATTGAGCCACTTGGAATTGTAACAGGCTAATTAGGCGTTTTAATTAAGTATAATGTCAGCTAGTTGTGGTAACTATACCCTGTAGTGGATGATATGTTATACATGGCAGTAAGAGTTTTAGCTGTTCAACTGACAGGAGACACATTTTGCACTGGTTTTGTGCGGAgtgattttctcattttctcgTTAAGACTCAGCGTGAATACCGAGTTTGCACCGAAGTTGACGCTTAATTCAAAGTTATAAAATCtgttttgtttttgacaaattttttGCTCACTTAAACACATCAGGGAGCAATTTCTTTCACTCCAAAGGCACAAGAAGGTGAATGCTTGATAAGGTGGTCTTCAGATACCAATATTGTCCTTAAACAGTTCTAACCTCACTGAAAATACCATCATTTCTTCTACTCGCCAATCACTCAAGAGTGTATTTAGTGATTAAAGGTGGGGACTTGATATACTGGGTTATGGTGAAATCCGCATAGGCCTACCCAAATGCCTCCCCTAGTCAATTAGCCTGGTAAATGGAAATAGCAAATGATAGCCTTTGGCATATTAACTGACTTCACCAGGCCAACCTTCCTCAGGCCTGCCACCTGATTGATGATATCACTAATATAATTACGTAAGAAACGTCTACAACTTTCACCAACACAAACCAACAAGGCACACAATATCTGTTCATTCGATGTAATCTATGTTAACATGATCTTACTCACTGAATGTTGgcaaaacattgttttttatCAATCTACAGGGTGTGCTAAAATCATTGCAAGCACCAATTCTTGACATCTTATCAAGTCAAACATCTTCACCTTGTAGAATCAAGTTACGACACAAGTCAAATCAGTGAGGTGCACACGACATGGTCTCTCCAAGGAAGATTTGATAGTATACCTCCATGGTCTATCCAATCACACCTTCGACTTACTCTATGAAGAACAAGGCATGCAAGGGCTTAGGAATTAAAACCCTTGGATCAATAGGCCCTTAAATGTTTTGACACCAATATAGAACTTTCTCGCACCTTTTCAATCAGCATAACATTGCCGCAACAGAGTTATGTTTGCTTTTCAAGCATTCCTGTGTGTATAACGTTAGGTGTTGTTGGGAAATATTGTAAACTTGGATAATTGCGTATTAAAATTCTGATATAAAGTTCAAATATAACATTACTCCTTACAAACTTACAAGTTGGTGACAACATTTTATCTCAATCACCACAGTTTGGCTGACATTTTGTTTGTTAGTCACCCCTTCTGAAAGCACTAGCTAGAATTGGCCTATGAGACACCCGTTAC comes from Lineus longissimus chromosome 15, tnLinLong1.2, whole genome shotgun sequence and encodes:
- the LOC135499443 gene encoding collagen alpha-1(V) chain-like, encoding MHISALFLALLLGIQLHLNAGTFIDLLQPIGVLDPSDDTIRYDTGIDGLPTFRLTERAKITGDVSIISPDYMLFPDFSILVTVKPAEQRGGYLFSVVDPFELVMQLGLSISDSESGLQNIFLHYSDYRTRTSAKPIVKFTVPNMVDKWTRFALSVRGNMTDLYFNCVEYDSYNRVRTPVPLPFDAGSTLYIGQGGGEFNGKFLGSLQELSLYSDPDTAAKHCDVRQERLNGHRPNRHNGEGSGGLIDTDDEDMFGSGNGEDKTTMTVIPVTKTSPPPTDGDLTIDGKETTEGGDGGSADDNTEKPDVLEMTSIPPFITPPPPFPPFMTTEKSGEMSAGLPGPVGPQGPKGDIGEKGDQGPPGLSVQGPPGPPGPRSDLISDLGQKGDRGDPGMTGSVGLPGTPGLPGIDGDKGEKGDAIKGPTGPRGLRGPAGPPGPPGISLINADGSGEMLEGSGMPRSGGSMGKVGPMGPMGPMGPMGLRGLVGEPGLAGAVGLPGTPGLPGIPGKVIYLTNTTDSDNDDVMMNATKGEPGEPGLPGPVGLVGPEGRPGESGLPGLMGEKGDVGPIGPKGVTGSTVRFH